A window from Saccharomyces cerevisiae S288C chromosome XIII, complete sequence encodes these proteins:
- the COG8 gene encoding Golgi transport complex subunit COG8 (Component of the conserved oligomeric Golgi complex; a cytosolic tethering complex (Cog1p through Cog8p) that functions in protein trafficking to mediate fusion of transport vesicles to Golgi compartments) produces the protein MELILNSLISDDLTEEQKRLSLDFLQDILQSNTKDYESYFSSRAVPGSITEDIAEIDAELSALDRKIRKTLLDNTSQIIGNILENDDRAQLDDIAKSLEQLWELDTNINKAADRNVTNDDINNESVSIDDFLEDDKEDNDTGRIMTTESNNLARKKKEDEFHKALSRLRNRISTKEDDKDDIRSDTLVTVLENLDSITDLMELPFLARTCIRTGHYQEAVMLYTHTTSLRSRFPGSTIVDEVCEKVLNEISTTMLSGLVKLLSTNVSVNSLKKILQYLNSIPPFDGKTNKSLLSVFLAMRYKFITDEIASYPLDVESSNESLIEMMVKRKIEVLREHVYMSLNVFLKSFLYDTNDLEIPFPEELESTVLRINGTNEEKEIEEKEKETKKEEYQKQDSVANNEEDVTENKSIEDVQEEVQGKVEGEDDGAERKTENEIENETVNKTEDKAEKEKEEEVNTKDNKAEKEEEEINKVEVTPEEPSKSIDNKAEKEEEEINKVEVTPEEPSKKIRTSKRENKIPTNAVMLQFVDKCITYVLKDLTRGLNSIKLSDSVCLQLVYCSFRLCDLNRNYHHLFLKKINDTSLFTTEQLARAIDKRAELASKYIYS, from the coding sequence ATGGAGCTGATACTAAACAGCCTCATTTCTGATGATTTAACAGAGGAACAAAAACGGTTAAGTCTTGATTTCCTACAGGATATCCTACAATCTAACACGAAAGACTATGAAAGTTATTTTTCATCTAGGGCTGTTCCTGGTAGCATAACTGAAGACATAGCAGAAATTGATGCTGAATTATCTGCCCTTGATAGAAAGATAAGGAAAACACTACTAGATAATACGTCTCAGATTATCGGaaatattcttgaaaacgatgataGGGCTCAATTGGATGATATAGCCAAGTCTTTGGAGCAATTATGGGAATTGGatactaatattaataaGGCAGCCGATCGAAACGTTACAAATGACGATATAAACAATGAAAGCGTTTCTATTGATGACTTTTTGGAAGACGATAAAGAAGACAACGACACAGGTCGCATCATGACGACTGAGAGTAACAATCTGgcaagaaagaagaaggaggATGAGTTTCACAAGGCATTAAGTAGGTTAAGAAACAGAATTTCAactaaagaagatgacaaGGACGACATTAGATCTGACACATTAGTCACTGTACTAGAAAATTTGGATAGCATTACGGATTTGATGGAACTACCATTTTTGGCCCGCACATGTATCAGAACAGGTCATTACCAGGAGGCCGTCATGCTATACACACACACTACTTCCCTGAGGTCAAGATTCCCTGGTTCAACCATTGTGGATGAAGTTTGCGAAAAAGTTTTAAACGAAATTAGTACTACCATGTTATCCGGGCTGGTAAAATTACTGTCTACTAATGTATCAGTAAACTCactaaagaaaatactACAGTACTTGAATTCAATTCCACCATTTGATGGAAAGACTAATAAATCATTATTAAGTGTGTTTTTAGCCATGAGATACAAATTCATTACCGATGAAATAGCATCATATCCTTTGGACGTTGAGTCTTCTAATGAATCTTTAATTGAAATGATGGTTAAGAGGAAAATTGAAGTCCTCAGGGAACATGTCTACATGTCCTTGAATGTCTTTCTGAAAAGCTTCTTGTATGATACAAATGACTTAGAGATTCCTTTCCCAGAGGAACTAGAAAGTACTGTGCTAAGGATAAATGGGACTAAcgaagagaaagaaattgaagaaaaggagaaagaaacaaagaaggaagaatatcaaaaacaagataGCGTAGCGaacaatgaagaagatgtgACAGAAAATAAATCGATAGAAGATGTACAAGAGGAAGTACAAGGCAAAGTGGAAGGCGAAGATGATGGAGCAGAAAGgaaaacagaaaatgagatagaaaatgaaacagTAAACAAAACAGAAGACAAGgctgaaaaagaaaaagaggaagaagtaAATACCAAAGATAACAAGGcagaaaaagaggaagaagaaattaataAGGTTGAGGTGACCCCAGAAGAGCCAAGCAAAAGCATAGATAACAAggcagaaaaagaagaagaagaaattaataAGGTTGAAGTGACCCCAGAGGAGCCAAGCAAAAAGATTCGGACTTCAAAAAGGGAAAACAAAATACCTACAAATGCAGTCATGTTGCAATTCGTTGATAAGTGCATAACATACGTATTAAAAGACCTCACTCGTGGGTTAAATAGCATCAAGCTGAGTGACTCCGTTTGCCTGCAGTTGGTGTACTGTTCATTCCGTCTTTGCGACCTGAATCGAAACTACCACCACCTCTtcctaaaaaaaatcaatgacACTAGCTTGTTTACGACCGAGCAGCTCGCCCGGGCAATTGACAAGAGAGCAGAACTGGCCtctaaatatatatactcCTAG
- the TCB3 gene encoding Tcb3p (Lipid-binding ER tricalbin involved in ER-plasma membrane tethering; one of at least 7 proteins (Ice2p, Ist2p, Scs2/Scs22p, Tcb1-Tcb3p) that affect cER tethering and contact with the plasma membrane; regulates PI4P levels by controlling access of Sac1p to its substrate PI4P in the PM; regulates PM phospholipid homeostasis; involved in intermembrane phospholipid transfer; also localizes to the mitochondria in a phosphorylated state and is enriched in bud membranes; mRNA is targeted to the bud tip) — protein MTGIKAQVHPPPDSTLFHEEEKKKVGGNLPQKVINQQERGSDHAPSGHHQYHQLINHDANDTKTSNSVSDVSKGQKTADSNPEGKKQSSKDIFVASSAQKTNQLPGPNPQGSIGAVPLEGLRPKEFRSAPSRKPNKFDTSITKPGVLDDLGKLDEKDIKEKFHLDSDDKLFPWQNVGEFHASGKGSPNTKMSRVIKAYILENFYNDWYCNIATVLGTCFFSWLFAYIGFSWWSMIFIFLGTATVYNAEYTRFNRNIRDDLKRVTVEETLSDRVESTTWLNSFLSKFWVIYMPVLSQQVKDNVNPQLAGVAPGYGIDALAIDEFTLGSKAPTIKGIKSYTKTGKNTVEMDWSFAFTPSDVSDMTATEAREKINPKISLGVTLGKSFVSKTMPILVEDINVAGKMRIKVEFGKAFPNIKIVSLQLLEPPLIDFALKPIGGDTLGLDVMSFLPGLKSFVKNIINSNIGPMLFPPNHLDINVEDIMAAQSKEAIGVLAVTIASADSLKGSDFITNTVDPYIVMTTEDAVPGTDEEVRTSIKSNVKNPRWNETKYLLLNTLEQKLNLKCFDFNDVRKDTVIGDLQLDLADLLQNPVLDNQTAELRSGTKSKGILHYSLHWFPVKEDKSEEKAVERAEAKAKGKKEDENEDTTEKEEDENEESSQTDVGIAKITLQKVKYLDTTSSMTGSLSPCAELFIDGQKVKSYRTLRRINEPSWNETIEVLVPSKSNSKFVLKIFDDRMNGKALICEYSSSLDDIMTTLDTAQEFVKGSPQGDIYLDVSWKSIEMTGAFAAANSVSEPIGCIKLDVKDAIIKGDLSGVGDVDPYYTVSLNRRVLYKSIYHSDTDHPIFDNSTYVPIFSPNQILTLEFHDYQKIGKDRFIGSVQIPTSNVFKKDPKSGKYVGNNGKEEISKLKLKDHEHKVTESIVNVSTTFIPINLVYSPEELVNVEKLEKELKEKKKKFEATQEENEQEMEKNPKEWEVAEIEDPFDSDEKKINRKAKLSLNELIKQKSGILSMQILEGTLSPSSAYLEILADDISYPVFICMKPSQGKLNSEMANIFIRDLNYSKLHFRVSKKHIAKDSDDVISETSYSTLKLLKQAYEEPMWLNFNGSKMKVRFLYTPTSVKLPSSESVEDTGYLNIKLISGHGLKSADRNGYSDPFVHIFVNDKKVFKSNIKKKTLDPVWNEDAKIPILSRSKNQVIFNVLDWDRAGDNDDLGQASLDVSSLEVGKTYNWNLNLNTQGSIKLQGSFNPEYIKPSFDIVKGGITDKPMKIASGAAHATVGIAGTGIGAATGVATGGLKKGGHLLKSLGGNPMKRSKSSNGNESNGAKKSSEKKSFDRRSPSNLNSTSVTPRASLDYDPSVPNTSYAPVQSASPVVKPTDNTSSSSNKKDTPSSNSRGHSRASSFARTLAPHGTYNGFITVVAAENVAKHVQIKISLTQGGRLKHIYKTKSQKANNDGVAVFDEECSFKASPEANLVLGAISHQRLSRDKDLGIAQINLGDPQIQQDGQISVKLGDGHLIVKINYGKDKNGQVPPVPEVPQEYTQ, from the coding sequence atgactGGCATCAAAGCTCAAGTCCATCCCCCACCTGATAGTACCCTATTTCATGAGgaggagaagaagaaagtagGAGGCAATTTACCTCAAAAGGTCATAAATCAACAAGAAAGGGGTTCTGATCACGCTCCATCGGGTCACCATCAATACCACCAACTGATTAACCATGACGCAAATGACACAAAGACCTCAAATTCAGTTTCTGATGTGTCTAAAGGTCAGAAAACTGCTGACTCCAACCCGGAAGGTAAGAAACAGTCATCAAAAGACATATTTGTTGCCTCCAGCGCTCAAAAAACCAATCAATTGCCCGGTCCCAACCCACAGGGAAGCATAGGAGCCGTGCCATTGGAAGGTTTACGTCCGAAGGAATTCAGATCAGCACCATCTAGGAAGCCAAATAAATTCGACACTTCGATTACTAAGCCTGGCGTCTTAGACGACTTAGGCAAACTTGATGAAAAGGATATtaaggaaaaatttcacCTAGATTCCGACGACAAGTTATTTCCATGGCAAAATGTTGGTGAGTTCCATGCTTCAGGAAAGGGTTCGCCAAATACAAAGATGTCCAGGGTTATAAAAGCTTACAttctggaaaatttttataacGATTGGTACTGTAATATAGCCACCGTTCTTGGAACTTGTTTCTTCTCATGGTTATTTGCTTACATTGGGTTTTCATGGTGGTCTATGATATTTATCTTCTTGGGAACTGCGACCGTTTACAACGCAGAATATACAAGATTCAACAGAAATATCAGAGATGACTTGAAAAGAGTTACAGTCGAAGAAACCTTGTCGGATCGCGTTGAATCCACTACGTGGTTGaattcatttttatcaaaattttgggtGATTTACATGCCAGTTTTATCTCAACAAGTCAAAGATAACGTTAACCCTCAACTGGCAGGTGTTGCTCCAGGTTACGGTATCGATGCGTTAGCTATCGATGAATTCACTCTGGGCTCTAAAGCTCCCACCATAAAAGGTATTAAATCGTACACCAAGACTGGTAAAAACACTGTTGAAATGGATTGGTCATTTGCATTCACCCCAAGCGATGTCTCGGATATGACAGCTACTGAAGCTAGGGAGAAGATCAATCCAAAAATATCTCTGGGTGTCACGTTAGGAAAAAGTTTTGTCTCTAAAACAATGCCTATTTTGGTTGAAGACATTAACGTTGCTGGTAAAATGCGTATTAAAGTTGAATTTGGTAAAGCTTTcccaaatatcaaaattgtttctttaCAACTTTTAGAACCACCTTTGATTGATTTCGCACTGAAACCAATTGGTGGTGATACTTTAGGTCTTGATGTTATGTCATTCTTGCCTGGTTTGAAGAGTTTTGTTAAAAACATTATCAACTCCAATATAGGGCCTATGCTATTCCCTCCGAACCATTTGGATATTAATGTTGAAGACATTATGGCTGCTCAATCAAAAGAAGCTATTGGTGTCCTTGCCGTAACCATTGCTTCTGCCGACTCTTTGAAAGGCTCAGATTTCATTACCAATACTGTCGATCCTTATATTGTTATGACTACCGAAGATGCTGTGCCTGGTACAGATGAAGAAGTGCGTACATCTATCAAATCAAATGTTAAAAATCCACGTTGGAACGAAACCAAATATCTATTATTAAACACCTTAGAGCAAAAGTTAAACTTAAAGTGCTTTGACTTCAATGATGTAAGAAAAGATACCGTAATTGGTGATCTTCAACTTGACTTGGCAGATTTACTACAAAACCCTGTTTTGGATAATCAAACTGCTGAATTAAGATCCGGTACAAAATCAAAAGGTATTTTACATTATTCCTTACACTGGTTCCCTGtgaaagaagataaatCAGAGGAAAAAGCAGTTGAGCGTGCCGAAGCTAAGGCCAAGGGcaagaaagaagatgaaaacgaGGACACTactgaaaaagaagaagacgagAATGAAGAAAGTTCTCAAACTGATGTCGGGATTGCCAAGATCACTTTACAAAAGGTCAAATATCTGGATACAACCAGTTCTATGACCGGTAGCTTGAGCCCATGTGCTGAATTATTCATTGATGGACAAAAAGTAAAGAGCTATAGAACTTTGAGACGTATCAATGAGCCATCTTGGAATGAGACCATCGAAGTTTTGGTTCCATCAAAATCTAACTCTAAGTTTGTCCTAAAAATATTCGATGACAGAATGAATGGTAAGGCGCTGATCTGTGAgtattcatcttctttagaTGATATAATGACTACTTTAGACACTGCTCAAGAGTTTGTTAAAGGCTCACCACAAGGTGACATTTATTTGGATGTTTCTTGGAAATCAATTGAAATGACCGGAGCTTTTGCCGCTGCAAACTCTGTAAGCGAACCTATTGGTTGTATTAAGCTAGACGTTAAGGATGCCATTATCAAGGGTGACTTATCCGGTGTAGGGGATGTTGATCCATATTACACCGTATCGTTGAATAGACGTGTTCTTTACAAGTCCATATATCATTCTGATACGGATCATCCCATTTTTGACAACAGCACCTACGTTCCTATCTTCTCTCcaaatcaaattttgacTCTCGAATTTCATGATTATCAAAAGATCGGCAAAGACCGTTTCATTGGCTCTGTACAAATTCCTACATCaaatgttttcaaaaaagatcCTAAATCAGGAAAATATGTTGGGAATAAtggcaaagaagaaatttcaaaactaaaattaaaagacCACGAACACAAAGTTACCGAAAGCATTGTCAATGTTTCAACAACATTTATCCCAATCAATCTGGTGTATTCCCCTGAGGAGTTGGTGAATGTTGAGAAACTAGAAAAGGAgttgaaggaaaagaagaaaaaattcgaAGCTACccaagaagaaaacgaGCAAgagatggaaaaaaatccaaagGAATGGGAAGTTGCCGAGATCGAAGACCCATTTGACAgcgatgaaaaaaaaataaacagGAAGGCCAAGTTATCTTTAAACGAGTTGATCAAGCAAAAATCTGGTATTTTGTCTATGCAAATATTGGAAGGGACTTTGAGCCCATCCTCTGCTTACCTAGAAATCTTAGCGGATGACATTTCGTACCCTGTATTCATTTGCATGAAACCATCTCAAGGTAAACTAAACTCGGAGATGgcaaatattttcattagaGATTTGAATTACAGTAAACTACATTTTAGAGTATCGAAGAAACATATTGCCAAAGATTCAGATGATGTCATATCCGAAACTTCCTATAGTACATTGAAGCTACTAAAGCAAGCTTACGAAGAGCCCATGTGGTTAAACTTCAATGGGTCTAAAATGAAGGTAAGATTTTTGTACACGCCCACTAGCGTGAAACTGCCTAGCAGTGAAAGTGTTGAAGACACTGGTTATTTGAATATAAAGCTTATTTCCGGACACGGTCTGAAGTCCGCAGATAGGAATGGCTATTCAGATCCATTTGTTCACATCTTTGTCAATGataaaaaagttttcaaatcgaacattaaaaagaaaacattgGATCCCGTATGGAACGAAGATGCTAAAATACCAATCCTTTCAAGAAGTAAGAATCAAGTCATATTTAATGTTCTTGATTGGGATCGTGCAGGTGATAATGACGACTTAGGCCAAGCTTCACTTGACGTTTCCTCATTAGAAGTTGGTAAAACTTACAACTggaatttgaatttaaacACACAAGGAAGTATCAAATTACAAGGTTCATTCAACCCAGAATATATCAAGCCAAGTTTTGATATCGTGAAAGGCGGTATCACTGATAAGCCGATGAAAATAGCCAGTGGTGCAGCCCATGCAACTGTTGGCATAGCTGGTACTGGTATAGGAGCAGCAACAGGAGTTGCCACTGGTGGTTTAAAGAAAGGTGGTCACCTTCTAAAATCTCTAGGTGGCAATCCaatgaaaagaagcaaGAGCAGCAATGGAAATGAGTCCAACGgtgcaaaaaaatcatcagagaaaaaatcttttgatAGGAGATCCCCAAGTAATTTGAATAGCACTAGTGTAACACCAAGAGCTTCACTAGACTATGATCCATCAGTACCTAACACAAGTTACGCGCCCGTTCAAAGCGCATCTCCTGTAGTCAAGCCAACTGACAACACTTCTAGCTCAAGCAACAAAAAAGATACCCCTAGTAGCAACTCTAGAGGACATTCTCGTGCAAGCAGTTTTGCGCGTACTTTAGCTCCTCATGGCACTTACAATGGTTTTATTACCGTGGTTGCTGCGGAAAACGTTGCCAAGCATGTTCAAATTAAGATCTCTTTAACTCAAGGTGGTAGACTAAAACACATATACAAAACGAAAAGCCAAAAAGCCAATAATGATGGTGTTGCCGTATTTGATGAAGAGTGCTCGTTCAAGGCTTCTCCCGAAGCCAATTTGGTACTGGGTGCAATTTCCCATCAAAGACTATCGAGGGACAAAGATCTTGGTATTGCTCAAATCAACTTGGGTGACCCTCAAATTCAACAAGATGGCCAAATTTCTGTAAAATTAGGAGACGGTCATCTGATTGTAAAGATTAATTACGGTAAAGACAAGAATGGTCAGGTACCTCCCGTGCCAGAAGTTCCTCAAGAATACACGCAGTAA
- the POB3 gene encoding FACT complex subunit POB3 (Subunit of the heterodimeric FACT complex (Spt16p-Pob3p); FACT associates with chromatin via interaction with Nhp6Ap and Nhp6Bp, and reorganizes nucleosomes to facilitate access to DNA by RNA and DNA polymerases; protein abundance increases in response to DNA replication stress), translated as MSTDFDRIYLNQSKFSGRFRIADSGLGWKISTSGGSAANQARKPFLLPATELSTVQWSRGCRGYDLKINTKNQGVIQLDGFSQDDYNLIKNDFHRRFNIQVEQREHSLRGWNWGKTDLARNEMVFALNGKPTFEIPYARINNTNLTSKNEVGIEFNIQDEEYQPAGDELVEMRFYIPGVIQTNVDENMTKKEESSNEVVPKKEDGAEGEDVQMAVEEKSMAEAFYEELKEKADIGEVAGDAIVSFQDVFFTTPRGRYDIDIYKNSIRLRGKTYEYKLQHRQIQRIVSLPKADDIHHLLVLAIEPPLRQGQTTYPFLVLQFQKDEETEVQLNLEDEDYEENYKDKLKKQYDAKTHIVLSHVLKGLTDRRVIVPGEYKSKYDQCAVSCSFKANEGYLYPLDNAFFFLTKPTLYIPFSDVSMVNISRAGQTSTSSRTFDLEVVLRSNRGSTTFANISKEEQQLLEQFLKSKNLRVKNEDREVQERLQTALGSDSDEEDINMGSAGEDDESVDEDFQVSSDNDADEVAEEFDSDAALSDAEGGSDEERPSKKPKVE; from the coding sequence ATGAGTACCGACTTTGATAGAATTTACTTGAACCAATCTAAATTTAGCGGTAGATTCCGTATTGCTGATTCTGGGTTAGGGTGGAAAATTAGTACCAGTGGTGGCTCTGCAGCAAATCAGGCAAGAAAACCATTTTTATTACCAGCCACAGAATTATCTACCGTCCAATGGAGTAGGGGCTGCAGGGGTTACGACTTGAAGATAAATACCAAAAATCAAGGTGTTATCCAACTAGATGGATTTTCTCAGGATGACTATAACTTAATCAAGAATGATTTCCATCGCCGTTTTAATATTCAGGTAGAGCAAAGAGAACATTCCTTACGTGGTTGGAACTGGGGTAAGACAGACCTTGCCAGGAATGAAATGGTTTTTGCTTTAAATGGTAAACcaacttttgaaattccTTATGCTagaataaataatacaaatTTGACCTCTAAAAATGAAGTAGGAATAGAATTTAATATTCAAGATGAAGAGTACCAACCAGCCGGTGACGAATTGGTAGAGATGAGGTTCTATATTCCTGGTGTTATTCAAACAAACGTCGATGAAAACATGACCAAAAAGGAAGAGTCAAGCAACGAGGTCGTaccaaagaaagaagatggTGCTGAAGGAGAAGATGTACAAATGGCAGTAGAGGAAAAGAGTATGGCAGAAGCATTCTATGAAGAACTAAAGGAAAAGGCAGACATCGGGGAAGTCGCTGGTGATGCAATAGTTTCCTTCCAAGACGTCTTTTTTACCACGCCAAGAGGTCGTTATGATATCGATATTTACAAGAACTCCATTAGACTCAGGGGTAAGACCTATGAATACAAATTGCAACATCGTCAAATACAAAGAATTGTTTCGTTACCAAAGGCAGATGATATCCATCACTTATTGGTTTTGGCAATTGAACCTCCTTTACGTCAAGGACAGACCACCTACCCCTTTCTTGTCTTACAATTTCAGAAAGATGAGGAAACAGAAGTGCAATTGAATctagaagatgaagattaTGAGGAAAATTATAAggataaattgaaaaaacaatatGATGCTAAAACTCATATAGTTTTAAGTCATGTATTAAAAGGTCTGACTGACCGTAGAGTCATTGTTCCTGGAGAATATAAATCCAAATATGATCAGTGTGCAGTTTCATGTTCTTTCAAAGCAAACGAAGGTTATTTGTATCCATTAGATAAcgctttcttctttttaacTAAGCCAACTTTGTACATACCATTCAGTGATGTTAGCATGGTAAACATTTCAAGAGCAGGACAAACTTCTACGTCATCGAGGACGTTTGATTTGGAAGTGGTACTGCGTTCAAATAGAGGTTCTACCACTTTTGCCAACATCAGTAAGGAAGAGCAGCAATTATTGGAACAATTCCTAAAGTCTAAAAACCTAAGGGTGAAGAATGAAGATAGAGAGGTACAAGAAAGGTTACAAACCGCTTTAGGTTCAGACAGTGACGAAGAGGATATTAATATGGGTTCCGCTggtgaagatgatgaatcAGTAGATGAGGATTTTCAGGTCAGCTCTGATAATGACGCAGACGAAGTTGCAGAAGAGTTTGATTCAGATGCGGCTTTAAGTGATGCTGAGGGGGGTAGCGACGAAGAAAGGCCTTCGAAGAAGCCTAAGGTAGAATAG
- the DAK1 gene encoding dihydroxyacetone kinase (Dihydroxyacetone kinase; required for detoxification of dihydroxyacetone (DHA); involved in stress adaptation), with protein MSAKSFEVTDPVNSSLKGFALANPSITLVPEEKILFRKTDSDKIALISGGGSGHEPTHAGFIGKGMLSGAVVGEIFASPSTKQILNAIRLVNENASGVLLIVKNYTGDVLHFGLSAERARALGINCRVAVIGDDVAVGREKGGMVGRRALAGTVLVHKIVGAFAEEYSSKYGLDGTAKVAKIINDNLVTIGSSLDHCKVPGRKFESELNEKQMELGMGIHNEPGVKVLDPIPSTEDLISKYMLPKLLDPNDKDRAFVKFDEDDEVVLLVNNLGGVSNFVISSITSKTTDFLKENYNITPVQTIAGTLMTSFNGNGFSITLLNATKATKALQSDFEEIKSVLDLLNAFTNAPGWPIADFEKTSAPSVNDDLLHNEVTAKAVGTYDFDKFAEWMKSGAEQVIKSEPHITELDNQVGDGDCGYTLVAGVKGITENLDKLSKDSLSQAVAQISDFIEGSMGGTSGGLYSILLSGFSHGLIQVCKSKDEPVTKEIVAKSLGIALDTLYKYTKARKGSSTMIDALEPFVKEFTASKDFNKAVKAAEEGAKSTATFEAKFGRASYVGDSSQVEDPGAVGLCEFLKGVQSAL; from the coding sequence ATGTCCGCTAAATCGTTTGAAGTCACAGATCCAGTCAATTCAAGTCTCAAAGGGTTTGCCCTTGCTAACCCCTCCATTACGCTGGTccctgaagaaaaaattctcttCAGAAAGACCGATTCCGACAAGATCGCATTAATTTCTGGTGGTGGTAGTGGACATGAACCTACACACGCCGGTTTCATTGGTAAGGGTATGTTGAGTGGCGCCGTGGTTGGCGAAATTTTTGCATCCCCTTCAACAAAACAGATTTTAAATGCAATCCGTTTAGTCAATGAAAATGCGTCTGGCGTTTTATTGATTGTGAAGAACTACACAGGTGATGTTTTGCATTTTGGTCTGTCCGCTGAGAGAGCAAGAGCCTTGGGTATTAACTGCCGCGTTGCTGTCATAGGTGATGATGTTGCAGTTGGCAGAGAAAAGGGTGGTATGGTTGGTAGAAGAGCATTGGCAGGTACCGTTTTGGTTCATAAGATTGTAGGTGCCTTCGCAGAAGAATATTCTAGTAAGTATGGCTTAGACGGTACAGCTAAAGTGGCTAAAATTATCAACGACAATTTGGTGACCATTGGATCTTCTTTAGACCATTGTAAAGTTCCTGGCAGGAAATTCGAAAGTGAATTAAACGAAAAACAAATGGAATTGGGTATGGGTATTCATAACGAACCTGGTGTGAAAGTTTTAGACCCTATTCCTTCTACCGAAGACTTGATCTCCAAGTATATGCTACCAAAACTATTGGATCCAAACGATAAGGATAGAGCTTTTGTAAAgtttgatgaagatgatgaagttGTCTTGTTAGTTAACAATCTCGGCGGTGTTTCTAATTTTGTTATTAGTTCTATCACTTCCAAAACTACGGATTTCTTAAAGGAAAATTACAACATAACCCCGGTTCAAACAATTGCTGGCACATTGATGACCTCCTTCAATGGTAATGGGTTCAGTATCACATTACTAAACGCCACTAAGGCTACAAAGGCTTTGCAATCTGATTTTGAGGAGATCAAATCAGTACTAGACTTGTTGAACGCATTTACGAACGCACCGGGCTGGCCAATTgcagattttgaaaagactTCTGCCCCATCTGTTAACGATGACTTGTTACATAATGAAGTAACAGCAAAGGCCGTCGGTACCTATGACTTTGACAAGTTTGCTGAGTGGATGAAGAGTGGTGCTGAACAAGTTATCAAGAGCGAACCGCACATTACGGAACTAGACAATCAAGTTGGTGATGGTGATTGTGGTTACACTTTAGTGGCAGGAGTTAAAGGCATCACCGAAAACCTTGACAAGCTGTCGAAGGACTCATTATCTCAGGCGGTTGCCCAAATTTCAGATTTCATTGAAGGCTCAATGGGAGGTACTTCTGGTGGTTTATattctattcttttgtCGGGTTTTTCACACGGATTAATTCAGGTTTGTAAATCAAAGGATGAACCCGTCACTAAGGAAATTGTGGCTAAGTCACTCGGAATTGCATTGGATACTTTATACAAATATACAAAGGCAAGGAAGGGATCATCCACCATGATTGATGCTTTAGAACCATTCGTTAAAGAATTTACTGCATCTAAGGATTTCAATAAGGCGGTAAAAGCTGCAGAGGAAGGTGCTAAATCCACTGCTACATTCGAGGCCAAATTTGGCAGAGCTTCGTATGTCGGCGATTCATCTCAAGTAGAAGATCCTGGTGCAGTAGGCCTATGTGAGTTTTTGAAGGGGGTTCAAAGCGCCTTGTAA